A segment of the Methanothermobacter tenebrarum genome:
ATCGCAGCCAAAAGTATATACTATTTCATAGGCCTTTGAACCATCTACCGTGAGAGTCCTGTTGGATATTTGTTTGTAACAGTATTCTGAAAGTTCTCTTGACATTTTCTGGGCGTATTCCAGGTATCTTTCTTCTAGGGTGGTGTTTGCTTTTTCTTTGAATATGAAAACCGTGCTTTCGCGTGAGAAGTCTTCGACAACTACAATGGCGCCTGGAAGATCCATTACTGTGCCAGTTACCCAGCCCATTGGATAATCAAATGATATCCCAGAACCTTCATAATGTCCCTTGAAAATACAACCTGTGGCCAAGATTACAAGAAGGAGTATTAGATATTTTTTCAACTTTTCACCTCTCGAAGGATTTTGTTTTTGTCTATTATATTATTTTCATCAAATTTTATACCCTCAGTTTCTAGTAGTCTTTTTTTCATCCATGCTTTGCCTTGGTATCCTCCAAGGCTCCCATCAGATTTCACGATCCTATGGCATGGCACGATGATAGGGAAGGGGTTTGTGGCGAGGGCTCTTCCTATACTTCTAGGACTTGTTGAAAGTTTCTTCGCTATACAAGCATAGGTACTTACAAAACCGGCCGGTATCTGATAGACTGTATTTAAAACTTTTCTTTGGAATTTTGAGCAAAGGTCCAATGCAAGGTTCTCCATCTTCACAGTCTTTAAGGGTAGGCTGGTAAATTTTACCTTTCTATTTAGATTTCCGGGTAAGATGACCTTGTATATGACTGGTCTGTTATCTTTTATATGCCAGAGTATATGGATTGTTCCGATTGGAGTTTTCCTGGGTGTTATTCTAGTTTGCAGATGTCCTTGTAGCATGTGAATATCTCCTCTGTTATCCTTTTTGTGGCTTCTCTTTTCTCCGAGATCACGATATCTGCCCCGGCCCTGTAGAGTGGTTCCTCGTCTTCGAATCCTCTGATTCTGACTATTATCTTCATAAGAGGGTTTAAGTGGCGTGCTTCATGTACAACATGGACTGTTGAATCATAATCTGTTATAGCCACCACCATCACAGCCGCCTCGGAGACATTAAAATGTTTTAAAACATTAAGGTGGGTTGCATCACCATAATATATATTGTATCCTTCATCTTTGAGCCTATTAACAACCTCTGGATTTATGTCAACTCCAACATATGGTATGTTGTTCTCATCAGCCATATTCACAAGTTTTTGACCTGTTAAACCCGTGCCTATGATGATAAGATGATCCTCTGGGAGTTTCGCAGGTTTTTCATAATATCTTCCCCTTCTAACCTTTCTTGGTAATGGGAATTTCATAAAACGATCAGCTATATGCGGCGAAGCCATGATAACAAAGGGTGTCAGAGCCATAGTCACAACAGAAACTAAAAGAAGACCCTGGAATGTTACACTGTCTATAATACCATACTTTAATCCGCTTTCAGATATGATAAATGAGAATTCTCCAATCTGTGATAACATAAGGGCCACGAGTACCATAACCCTAATAGAATATCCAAGCAGGAAACCTACCACATTGTTAATGAGAAATTTTATGAAGATAACAATGGCGACACCGGCCAAGATCAGGGTATAATGTGTGAACAGAAAGTTAAGGTCTACTAGCATTCCAAGGGACACGAAGAAGAAGCTTAAGAATATTTCTTCGAATGGTAGAATTATCCCTTGGGCCCTGTGGGCATAGTCTGTTTGGGCTACCATGAAACCTGCTATGAAAGCTCCTAGGGCTGGTGATAATCCAGCTTCGCTTGTAAGCCATGTTACAGAAGCGCAGACAAATATAACCGTTACCAGGAATAATTCTCTGCTTTTGGTTTTTGCCGCTAAATGCAAAATCCTTGGTATGATATATTTTGAGGCGATTAATGTGAATGCTATGATAATAGCCCCTTTTAATATCACACTTGGGAGTGTTATCCCCTTATTGGCTCCTGCAAGCACTGGTACGAGTAATATCATGGGTACTGCTGCAAGATCCTGGAATATTAATATTGAGGTTGACACCATCCCATGTGGAGATTCTATCTGCTCAGAATCCTGCAAAACCTTTAAAACGACAGCTGTGCTGCTGAGCGAAACTAGAAAGCCTATGAATAATGCCTTTCCAAAATTTAACCCAACCTTGGATAATATGATTAATATTATGATTATTGTCAGGAGAATCTGGAGCGTGCCTCCAAGTAGTGCTGTGCGTTTAAATTCGCCAAATTTTTCAGTTGAAAGTTCAAGGCCAATTGTAAATAATAATAGTATAACTCCTACTTCGGCCATTAGTCTTATCTGTTCTGTATCCTGGACGAGTCCAAGTACTTGGGGGCCTGCTATCATCCCTGTGATGAAAAATCCAACTATAGTGGGCATTTTCATCCTCTGGAATAGGATGAGCACAAGGAAGGCCAAGCCGAAGATGATAACAATATCTTTAAGTATTGGCAGTGCCATGATTTTTCACCAAGGAAACCCTCTACCTTATTTATAGTGGATTATAGAAAGGTGTAATACAAATCTGTGTGCTGATGAACTCTAGGTAAAAGGTTCATAGAGATACAAGGTTTTGATGGGTATGTATAAGAAGGTTTATCTTTATGCCATTATAACTTTGTTGGTTTCCTTTGGCGCGTTTCTTTTACCTCTTAGTTTACGAGTTCCTATCATAAATGTTATAACCTTTGTCACGGCGTTTATAGCATCTTTTGCGTTCTTTTATCTCGCTATTTATTCAAAGAGGGTTTACCAGAAGTATTATCCCACATTTTTATTTTTGGGCCTTGGTTTGTTCTTCTTGGCGCTTGGAGATGTTGCATGGTTCATCCTTGAGTTTTTGGGTCAGGAACCATTCCCATCCATAGCAGACATATTATACATATTATATTATCCTTTTTTTGGCCTTGGACTTCTCATCGTCCCAGTAGAGAGGAAAGCTGATAAATTTAAGGCCATATTCGATTTTTGCATAATATCGGCGGCCATAGCCACGATAGTATGGATATTCCTTCTTAAACCAGTTATACTTGCTGGCGGATCCCTAATTGAAGTTTTATTTTCTGCAATTTACATTATAGGAGATTTCTTGGTGATATTTATCCTTGTAGACTTCATTATCAACAAGATCGGTTCGTTGAAATCTCGGGCCATTAACATATTCCTTGTTGCTATGATAATTTTACTTTTGAGCGATCTTCTATTTGCCGCTGGAGAATTCTATGGATTCTATTATAGTGGCTGCCTACTCGACGTTGGATGGATAATAGGCTACCTATTATTAACATTGTCAACTGTTGAATTTAGACTTGAAGATTTTGAAAAGCCAGTATATTCACAAGAACGCGCATGGATAATGGAACATTTCCCAGACTTCTTCATATTATCCCTCTTCATATTATTCTTGTTTGTAATTTTCAATTTCAACATTAAAACAGCGCAAGGTTTTGCAATAGCATTCCTCATAATATTATCCTTCACGATTGGACGACATCATGCCACCCTAGTTGAAAATAGGAAGCTTATTGAAGATTTGAATGCCGAGAAAAACCGGGTTGGATTATACCTTGAAATCGCAGCATGGGGTCTCATATTCCTAGATGATAAAGCCCGGATACAATACATAAATAGGAGGGGTCTTGAGATACTGGAAGGTAATGAAGAGGATGTTAAGGGTAAAAATTGGTTCTTGAATTTCGTGCCTGCCAATGAACGAGTTGAAAGAGAGAAAAAATACTTCAAGCACATCAGGGAAGATGAGGGTTATACGATCACTGGCAAGATTATCACATGTAAAGGTAATGAGAAGATAATGCAAATGACCGCCAGGCCAATCTATGAAAATGGAGAATTCAAGGGGGCTATTATCGCAGCTGAGGACATGACAAAACTTTACCATATGCAAAGGAAGCTTGAAGAAAGCGAGAGAAGATACAGGGGCATATTCAACACAGCCCCAAGTATCATCCTCTCACTGGACAAGGATCTTAAAATCCAAGACTCTAATAGGATGGTGAGCATACTCGGCTATAAACCAGATGAACTGATAGGTAAAAACATCAATGATATCCTAGAAGATAAGATCAAAGAACCTGTCCCGGGAGAATATAGGATCAAGAGGAAGGATAATAGCATACTATATGTTAAGATAAACTTCAGCAGACTAAAAGATGAGATAATCGCTATAATAGAAGATATAACACCACTAAAAGAATCCATAAAAGAAAAGGAACTGCTCTTACGTGAAATACATCACCGTGTTAAAAATAACCTGCAGATCATATCAAGTCTACTAGGCATACAAGAGCGTAAAATAAAAAATCAAGAATTCAAAAACATGCTCTCAGGCAGCAAAGAGCGCATAAAATCCATAGCACTCTTACATGAACATTTATACCAGTCAACGGATCTTGCAAGCGTGAAAATCAAAGACTATATAGGAAATCTTGTGACAAAAACCCTACAAGCCTACCCAACAGACATCCATATAACAACGGACATTGAAGACATCACATTAAATATTGAAACAAGCCTCCCAATTGGCCTAATAATAAACGAACTATTAACCAACACAATAAAACACGCAAATGCAACAAAAGCAGAAATCAAACTAAAAAAGACAAACCAAGAATTAAAATTACATTACAAAGACAATGGCAAAGGCCTCACAGAAGATGAAATCCAAAAATCGGAAGGACTAGGATGGCAACTCATAAAATCCCTCACAAACCAACTCCTGGGAAAACTAACAATCAAAGACAATAAAGGCCTAGATCTCATGATAACATTCAAAGAACTCAAATACAAAAAAAGATACTAAAGTTTATTTTATGGGGGGGCGCTTATAGAAGAAAAAGAAAAAATAGAAAAATTAAAAAATGAAATAAGGGAAAAGGACAAAAAGATAGAAGAGCTCCAAATGAAACTCTCAGAATATAAGGGAAGAATAGATGAGTTGAGAGAAGAGAAAAAAAGGCTAAATAAAAGATTGAACGAATTCGAAGTTTTAAGATTAGATCTCAAACTCAAAAACATCCAAAGCCTAGAAGATGAAAACAACCGCCTAAAACACCGAGCCGAGATAACCAAGAAACTACTAGATGAAGCCCGCGAAAAAATAGAAATACTCGAAGAGATAATAAAAGACTTCAAAAATCAGAAACTCATAGATAGAATCACAAAAAAAGAACCCGAAACCCTCATATACTATAAAAAAAGATTCAAATAGGAGGGGAGCGTGCATGGACAAAAAATGGATCATAGCCGCGATAATAATAGTAGTAGTGGTCATCACAGCAGCCTACACACTCCAACCCAAAACAGAAGAAGTGATAAGAGTAGGACACCTAAAAGACGACCACCACTCAGCACTATTCATAGCACAAGCAAAAGAAATGTACGAAAAAGAGGGTTTAAAGGTTGAAACCATAGAATTCAACGCAGGACCAGATCTTGTGAAAGCAGCGGCAACGGGACAAATAGACATTGGCTTCTGCGGAACACCACCAGCAGTCACGGGAATAGCCAAAGGGGTGCCCATAAAAATAGTTGCAGCAGTCAACCAAGAAGGATCAGGGATAATAGTCAGAGAAGATGCAGGAATCCAAAAAATAGAAGACCTAAAAGGCAAAACCATAGCAATACCCATGAAAGGCAGCATACAAGACGTACTATTACAGATGACACTAAAAGAACATGGAATAAACCCAGAAGAGGTTAACATCATAGAAATGCAAGTCCCACTAATGCCGAAAGCCCTAGAAGCAGGGAAAATAGACGGGTTCATAGCATGGGAACCCTACGTCTCCATGGCAGAACAAAAAGGTTACGGGCACGCCATCGCATACTCCAGGGACATATGGAAAGACCACCCATGCTGTGTAG
Coding sequences within it:
- a CDS encoding cation:proton antiporter → MALPILKDIVIIFGLAFLVLILFQRMKMPTIVGFFITGMIAGPQVLGLVQDTEQIRLMAEVGVILLLFTIGLELSTEKFGEFKRTALLGGTLQILLTIIIILIILSKVGLNFGKALFIGFLVSLSSTAVVLKVLQDSEQIESPHGMVSTSILIFQDLAAVPMILLVPVLAGANKGITLPSVILKGAIIIAFTLIASKYIIPRILHLAAKTKSRELFLVTVIFVCASVTWLTSEAGLSPALGAFIAGFMVAQTDYAHRAQGIILPFEEIFLSFFFVSLGMLVDLNFLFTHYTLILAGVAIVIFIKFLINNVVGFLLGYSIRVMVLVALMLSQIGEFSFIISESGLKYGIIDSVTFQGLLLVSVVTMALTPFVIMASPHIADRFMKFPLPRKVRRGRYYEKPAKLPEDHLIIIGTGLTGQKLVNMADENNIPYVGVDINPEVVNRLKDEGYNIYYGDATHLNVLKHFNVSEAAVMVVAITDYDSTVHVVHEARHLNPLMKIIVRIRGFEDEEPLYRAGADIVISEKREATKRITEEIFTCYKDICKLE
- a CDS encoding PsbP-related protein, which translates into the protein MKKYLILLLVILATGCIFKGHYEGSGISFDYPMGWVTGTVMDLPGAIVVVEDFSRESTVFIFKEKANTTLEERYLEYAQKMSRELSEYCYKQISNRTLTVDGSKAYEIVYTFGCDQTQTREQTRTVILQKGDYFYIIECKTTPENFKNENPNFDIIINSLDIL
- a CDS encoding ABC transporter substrate-binding protein; protein product: MDKKWIIAAIIIVVVVITAAYTLQPKTEEVIRVGHLKDDHHSALFIAQAKEMYEKEGLKVETIEFNAGPDLVKAAATGQIDIGFCGTPPAVTGIAKGVPIKIVAAVNQEGSGIIVREDAGIQKIEDLKGKTIAIPMKGSIQDVLLQMTLKEHGINPEEVNIIEMQVPLMPKALEAGKIDGFIAWEPYVSMAEQKGYGHAIAYSRDIWKDHPCCVVIATDQFIKEHPDQLRRFLKVHVEATEYLNTHKNESASIVAEALGTDPAVEKRAFQNMKFIAVPTSSFIDNVMKFVGIEKQLGYIKKDLKKDDIFDLKYLP
- a CDS encoding histidine kinase dimerization/phosphoacceptor domain -containing protein, which translates into the protein MALGDVAWFILEFLGQEPFPSIADILYILYYPFFGLGLLIVPVERKADKFKAIFDFCIISAAIATIVWIFLLKPVILAGGSLIEVLFSAIYIIGDFLVIFILVDFIINKIGSLKSRAINIFLVAMIILLLSDLLFAAGEFYGFYYSGCLLDVGWIIGYLLLTLSTVEFRLEDFEKPVYSQERAWIMEHFPDFFILSLFILFLFVIFNFNIKTAQGFAIAFLIILSFTIGRHHATLVENRKLIEDLNAEKNRVGLYLEIAAWGLIFLDDKARIQYINRRGLEILEGNEEDVKGKNWFLNFVPANERVEREKKYFKHIREDEGYTITGKIITCKGNEKIMQMTARPIYENGEFKGAIIAAEDMTKLYHMQRKLEESERRYRGIFNTAPSIILSLDKDLKIQDSNRMVSILGYKPDELIGKNINDILEDKIKEPVPGEYRIKRKDNSILYVKINFSRLKDEIIAIIEDITPLKESIKEKELLLREIHHRVKNNLQIISSLLGIQERKIKNQEFKNMLSGSKERIKSIALLHEHLYQSTDLASVKIKDYIGNLVTKTLQAYPTDIHITTDIEDITLNIETSLPIGLIINELLTNTIKHANATKAEIKLKKTNQELKLHYKDNGKGLTEDEIQKSEGLGWQLIKSLTNQLLGKLTIKDNKGLDLMITFKELKYKKRY
- a CDS encoding MGMT family protein, which gives rise to MLQGHLQTRITPRKTPIGTIHILWHIKDNRPVIYKVILPGNLNRKVKFTSLPLKTVKMENLALDLCSKFQRKVLNTVYQIPAGFVSTYACIAKKLSTSPRSIGRALATNPFPIIVPCHRIVKSDGSLGGYQGKAWMKKRLLETEGIKFDENNIIDKNKILREVKS